In one window of Cytophagaceae bacterium ABcell3 DNA:
- a CDS encoding rhodanese-like domain-containing protein encodes MKEISVKELKQMMDNNEDFQLIDVREPGEYDAANINGELIPLATVPQNTDKVSKDKKVVVHCRSGKRSANAINFLESNHGYENLYNLKGGIMAWKDEIDDSLNV; translated from the coding sequence ATGAAAGAAATCAGTGTAAAGGAACTTAAGCAAATGATGGACAACAATGAAGACTTTCAATTGATTGATGTCCGTGAACCAGGCGAATATGATGCAGCTAATATCAATGGTGAATTGATTCCCTTGGCGACAGTTCCTCAAAATACAGATAAGGTTTCAAAAGATAAAAAAGTAGTGGTGCATTGCCGAAGCGGAAAACGTAGTGCTAATGCCATCAACTTTTTGGAATCTAATCATGGCTATGAAAACCTTTATAATTTAAAAGGAGGGATTATGGCATGGAAAGATGAAATAGACGATAGTCTAAATGTATAA